CTTGCCAACTCCttccatgttttgtttattttttttatttcggCACAATTCCACTGATTGAAATGAttccatttaaatgtgacaacgCTATGCATTGTGGGATTTTCACTTATGCAAAGTCTGCAGAGTTGCAGACCTAGTGTGCATTAAGGACTCATCGCTTGCTGATGTCACAGGACAGCCATGAGCGGTAAGATAGTGTGTGAATACACCCCTTGATCAAATCCTTGAAATACCCTGCTAGATGAAGTTATTCGCCTAGCCACCATCCAATCTactgtaaataatttttatgtatgatgtaaataatacatacattatGTGTAAAACTAGAACACATCAGAAAATATGAGTACACCAAACACAGCACCTAGAGAAGaatgattttatatttaaatgacatttcagcCATGTCTctgcacaaagaaaacatggctgaaaatatGAACTAAAAGCTACTCTGGTGGGTGACAGTTTCTGATCGTGCATTAATGGTTATTCAGGCCAGCTTAATCTCATTGGGACCACTAATGGTCCACCAGGCATTCACATGTGTTGCATAAGGGAACACTCCTTGGGTTTTAAGGCATTTTACAGGGTCACGACAACTGGTGGTGGTCAGCCAGTGCTCTCAGTCCATCCGGCCAGTTTGGGGTTATCATGCAACGTTAGAATCCATACTTCTGCTTCAGCTGCTCCACCCGGTTGATGTACTCGTTCATGGCATCTTCTTTGCTCTTGCCTGATAGTTAATGAAAAATCAAAATGCATTCAagttaaataaagacaaattaattaataaattagcaCTTTTCCTACTTGTTCGATATTCATTGTTGCATGCAGTGCTGCATGCAGTGTGTAGTCCTGAGGACTACATCTGTCTAGTGTTGCAGGATATATCTACAGAGAAGGTATCTAAGGCTGGACTGCCGTAACCCTTGGCGTCAAGTGTAAATCCAGCtgaagttgtaataaaccaaaatTAATCTTCAAAGGATCACCCTGACTATGTTGAAATCATGTATTGAGACTGATAACAGGCGTTCATTCTATGCATGTAATCAGAGGTTCATGCAATTCATTGCATAAGATGCAAGACAGAAAACCCAGCAGCGCTCTGTACCTTTAAGACCAAGACCAGATATGCTTGGCCATTGCTGACATGTGATATGATAAGGCTGAGATATATCAAATTAACTCCATTaatttaaaggttttatttttgcatatgTACAATGTCAATTTCagttatttgcttttatcagtaTTTGTGTATGTTCTCAGTTGTACTGTAACAAACTAATGACTATTCTAGAGATACCTGTATGAACTTTTGTATTCAATAAAGtgagaccccccccccaaactgGTCCATCGCCCCACACATGCAGTGGGCGTCTAGTCTCAAATATTGGAAGGTGCACCACCACCGCCTCGACGACTTGCAATGCACACAATGTAAGAGGCGCGATGTCACTTTTGGCATGCACACCCTCGCGCTGGGGACATTTCGTTGAGTATAAACAGTTTAGCCTGTACGGATAGTCGCTTTCACCTGTTAAAATGAGAAACGTTGCCGGCGGTAGGTCATATCAGCGGTCTCTAATTTACGTTAATTCCGTGAGTAACTTGATGGAATGCTAAACTAAAATTTGTCTGTTGTCGggtttgtgtgctctctgcaagccGGTTTTTGTACTCCAGCAAAGATTGTTTATGAGGCAAAAGAAGCATCACTTTTTAACACCACTGTACAACTGCAAGTGGACTGAGTGTTTTTGTAGTCCCATAAAACCCAACAGTGAAGACGTCTTCTCTCAAGCTGATTGCTTCACGTCAATTTTAGGGGCCACATTCTCCCAgttatcatatcaataatttaagctcaTCAACTTAATAGTTTTGAATAGTTTTCAGGACCTCCAGTATTTTGATCAAGTAGCCCATGAAAACTAAGGTGTGCTGAATTTAGAAGGCTACAGCtattatttcagtgtgtcagtCTGTCAGATACATATATTAATCAACTTTTAGGTAAATATAACTATCGGATTGGACTCGGTATCCACCAACACCCAATGTTAAAGGACTTGGATCAGGATCGGGGCCAAAAACTTGATCGGGACATCCCTACCATAAACCAATGCTCACTCCACAATCTCCATGGTCTCTGATCAGAAAAAGATGGTTGGTGTGTTGAACTTTAAACTGATGTGACAATATGCACTCAAATGGACTGGAGGTCAGGGGTTTGCTATGGCTACATTAACAGAGCTTCAACTCAGCCTGAGATAACCctgaaatattttcattcaCACTGTAAATCTGGAGATGAATGCAGTGTAACTGAAAAGAGGCAAAATCCTACAAGTACAATAAGCGCATTCTATACACAGAAGTACTGGAAATTGCTTCAAAAGGTATGCCTGGGACCTGACTAGTTATATGAATTAAAAAGCTGTAAATCTCCCTTgtacagaaaaatacacatttttaagaGCGGCACCATCTACAGGACTGAATGCGTACCTTTCTGCTTTTCCCAGGCATCCCATTTAGCTTTCCCAGCGAAATCAAACATCCCAGGGCGACCTtcagagagaagaaagacaaagacagatgtAAGTGAAGAGGTTTAAGTAAATTAAACGTTAGAAGAAACCTTATGTACTGGAGGTGTAATGCATTTGAGGTCAAAAGGCCTCTTGTTAAAGTGTGGGAAGTGGAGACAAGTGGCTGGCCTGCTTCTCTCCTCAGTTAAATTCAAAAAAGGGAAAAGCCTCTGGATGGCTGGTCACTAAAGAACAAGGCAGATGCctttaaaccagtggttcccaaagtaGGTGCCTTATGGACAGGCCAAGGGTGCTAcaagatttattttcttcttcttctttttttttttttattaacacagcacatttataataatgttcaccacaaaagaaaatgaggaaacaTCAACTacgtttttatatttatgttttctaaCGTATCCAAATCAAAAGAATAAGCAATAAACGGCAAAATCACCATATTTAAAACACGGTTAAATATCCAATGATGCTGCAGCAAAAACTAGTGAGGACAGCTCACAGTTGCCAGTTGTCATAGCAACACAATGCACTTTCCGCCACACATTTTTCAGGTGCACAACAGTCAGAATTAGGGACTATATGAGAAAGCAATGGAGGATTTGTCTCTAAACAGAGATCGAAGAAATGCTCTGGGACAACTGACAGCTGACCAAAAGATGATATcagaactttaaaaaataaattacaatgaaAGGGTGCTGTGGTTTAAAAGAAGATTGGTAACCATTACTTTAGGCTTGTGTCAATTTACAACAGCACATATGACAGTGGTGACACTGTTGagagtgctgcagtgtgtttgtggcaGGAGGCAGTGAGTGCTGTCTCACCTGTGTTAACATCACCCACGGAGGCCTGCTTGAACAGGGAGTAAACCTGCAGCATCTCTTCATCTGTAGGCTTCGCCTTAAGCTGCTTcacctcagctgctgctgtatcAAATTTAGcctacagagaggagaggacaacaACTTCATAACAATACTAATGTGATACTTTGTTGATTCCTGTGGAGTTCAGGATCACCTACACAGCGGCACCACAGATTTTAGAATAACATAGTCCCCGTGTGAAGTTTTGAAACCTGGAGCTGAGTTGAGTGCTTGATGTTTTCTTGTCTTGTCGTTTGGTCAACAGTGTGGACCAAGACCCACATTCGAAGAAGTGAAATCAACTCCTGAGAACTGCATTTgttgtggaaaaataaatacttaCTTTGGCCTccattttaatttgattcaCAGTACTCAAATAGactaaagcaaaaaatatattcaatgcATTTGCAATCATGTATGTGAACTATAATACTGAGCTCTACACTTTAAGCTGGCAATAAATGTACCCTGCAGTATGTCAAATTGTGATAAATGTCCACCTCTTCTAAGCTATTGGCAATTATTCATGCCATTACCTAAGCTTGCATCACATATGCCTTTTGTTTGTCAATTAGTTTAACTTTTAACATGAGCCCACAATAAACCAATTTTCACTCCTCCACCTCCAGAGTCTCTGATAAGAGAAAGATGGTTGGTTAGTGTGTTGAACTTTACTCATAACTGGTGTGAAAATCTGCTCACAACTGGTTCAAGGCGCCTCAGCACAGCTTGAGATATCTCTGAAATCTTTCCACTCAGACTGTGAATCTGGAGATGAATGCAGGACAACTGAAAAGAGGAACAATCATTCAAATACAATACACAAGTACACATAACAAAACCCCACTAGCTGTGCCACTCTGTGCAAAATGGGCAGGAGGGGAGGACCAGGTCAGATACTATAAAGTCCCAGTAAAATTATCTGTTAGAAGTTTTCAATTCCTGCTACGGATACTACTGTTCATCTGCTTATTGCCAAAAAAGCCATGCACATGGTGATATGACTAATGCATAGAAACGCTGCATGAAATAGACCAATCTGCACTGGAAAACCTGTCACACTGTACAgaaatgtgctgctgctgtgcagtgtgtataaccaaatgacaaaaaaaaaaaaactgactgttGACTGTTTGCCAGAATGTTGCAACATCTGTGAGGAAATTGTAAGGACACAAAATCTACAACAGAAATACAACATGCAATAGAATAATGTAGGAGGAGCAGCGATTCAGGCGTAGGAACATTTTTAACTGTATGGATAGGAGTCTTTCCCCACCCTCTGGTTGTGTCACTTGCTGGATGGCTGTAGGTCAAAAGGTTCGGGAAGAAGGTCGGCACCATTGTACTGGTCTGCCTGTGAGGCAGGACATAGCAGTTTATAAACTTTTCATTACATAAATAGGCGACTCAATCTTCCACTTGTAACCGGACATATCACTTCTTCTGAAGTCGGATTTTTCGATTTTAAGCTTCCCCTTACTAACAGCTAAATATTTTACAAGCTGACAGTCCGTCGCCCGTTCACAGTCCAACTGCCAACACTGAGTGGACAGGGTACACACATTTCACGGTTGATATTACAAGCCAAAGACATAAACTTGTAAACTGTTGTATTTAGTGCACAGATGACTTCGCGGAGGGAAGGATAACGGTGAATTGCCACCACCACACCCCACTAAGATGTCTTAATAAACTACTTTACtcaactagctagctaatggcCAATAATAACCATAATTGTACATCAGAGTATCGGATAGAAATAATTCTCTTTTGTTTAGTTGCCATGTGCTCACTTAAAGAAGCAAGACCCGAGGCTCGCAATAATTATGGTTAACTAAAGCTATAACACCATCTAACGGCTTCCTCTATCATTTCACGTAACGCAGCGAAATATAAACTATCTCTTTATTGCCTCAATGTTGCTAACTAATTCCATATACACACCTGGAGATCAGCCATCTTTAGTTACGGGACCGATGAAGCAAGCTGGTCGCTCCGCAGGCAGACAGACGACTCGACGAAGGAAGAAGAAATATCCACTGGCTCTCCCATCATGCAACTACTCCGGTACCAGGTCGACCCCCGTGCCTCGAACACACCCTCCCCTTAACGCTATTGGTTGAGTTACTGACTGACATTCGTTCATTGGGTGTTAAAATTGTGACCAACCAACGCCTCTGGAACTAAGGAGCttaggtttgtttgttttttagtttttttacgAGGAGGAACATGATGTAAGAACTTTAACATcaaggcacacatacacatgcataacaAAGTGGAAAAGTACAAGAGGGACGTCAGACCGAACTAAATGTTGtcacacaaacagcaaaacaaaaacaaatggcgAACGAAGAGGTGGTGCTTAACAAATTCTATGCTTTTTGTATTGGCCATTCACAATTTTCACTGGGAGATACCTTGACATTAATTCTCTTAGAGACTGTAAATTAAGGTATTGCTTCTGTATAATTGTCTTTGTGCATCAAGAATTTCCCTAATAATACAAAGTTGTTTAAGACACCAAAGACATCATTGGCTCCATTAAATAGAGTAAACACAGATATTTTACACTGCAACCAATCACACATTTTCCCAAGCAGGATTTGAGTGCAAATTAGTATTTGCTAGTCTTTAAACCTTTTCCTAAGAAGTCCATTAAGAAGAGTAAATATCACTTAAAACTTGGAAATATGTCTCAAACTTTTGGGACTGTCAGTTCAGTTTAATCACTTTCAAGAAATTGCACTGATTGTATCAAATAGCATACATATGTTCCATTTTACATGATATATTAAATAGGACCTAGTGCtaatttccagctctatatttttattctgggattccactagaggagctttgcatgattcacagttcaaaaatactggccctttatgcaTACCCTCA
This Siniperca chuatsi isolate FFG_IHB_CAS linkage group LG12, ASM2008510v1, whole genome shotgun sequence DNA region includes the following protein-coding sequences:
- the LOC122885747 gene encoding acyl-CoA-binding protein-like isoform X1, coding for MADLQAKFDTAAAEVKQLKAKPTDEEMLQVYSLFKQASVGDVNTGRPGMFDFAGKAKWDAWEKQKGKSKEDAMNEYINRVEQLKQKYGF
- the LOC122885747 gene encoding acyl-CoA-binding protein-like isoform X2 — encoded protein: MLQVYSLFKQASVGDVNTGRPGMFDFAGKAKWDAWEKQKGKSKEDAMNEYINRVEQLKQKYGF